One Lentibacillus cibarius DNA window includes the following coding sequences:
- a CDS encoding GbsR/MarR family transcriptional regulator, protein MQNDENTSNEAAKYEETLEKFIQVIAKNMSLYGITSSIGRLYGVLYFSDEPMTLDDMRNALEMSKTSMSTGVRALSDMKMVESTFRRGIRKDLYQSEEDWYKSFTSLFANRWRHHTETNIEEANEAIRELRKIDRRTEDEELKSKIKRDIDRLEYAKNYYKWLMDFIQLVDSGKIFEYLPRHDEEEHRD, encoded by the coding sequence ATGCAGAACGATGAAAATACTTCCAATGAAGCAGCGAAGTATGAAGAAACACTCGAGAAATTTATTCAGGTTATTGCCAAGAACATGAGTTTATACGGTATTACCTCCTCGATAGGGCGGTTGTACGGTGTTTTGTATTTTTCCGATGAACCGATGACATTGGATGATATGCGCAATGCCCTGGAGATGAGCAAAACCAGTATGTCTACCGGTGTTCGCGCTCTGTCGGATATGAAAATGGTTGAATCGACATTTCGGCGAGGCATCCGTAAAGATTTGTACCAATCAGAGGAAGACTGGTATAAATCATTCACATCTTTATTCGCAAACCGGTGGCGCCACCATACGGAAACAAATATAGAAGAAGCAAATGAAGCTATACGCGAGTTGCGAAAAATTGATCGTCGAACAGAAGACGAGGAATTAAAGAGTAAAATCAAGCGTGATATTGACAGGTTGGAATATGCGAAGAATTATTATAAATGGTTGATGGACTTTATCCAGCTTGTAGATTCAGGCAAGATATTTGAATACTTGCCAAGACATGATGAAGAGGAACACAGGGATTGA
- the yhaM gene encoding 3'-5' exoribonuclease YhaM, which yields MKKGIGHYHIGDAFDDFILIKSSARGVASNGKPFLTLILRDATGEIEAKLWEITKEDEEVFIPEQIVRLTGEVNQFRGKPQLKIFSIRPSNASDGVQVDDFVAKAPVEKEVLMEKLTEAIFEMQNPSLQRMVRALVKKYQEGLLTYPAATKNHHEYVSGLLHHIVSMLSLAKELHTLYPETNKDLLYAGVILHDLGKVKELSGVVTTSYTLEGKLLGHIPMMVEEIGNMAKELQIDGEEVLILQHLILSHHGKAEWGSPKPPLIREAELLHLIDLVDARMNMLNRALDKVKPGEFTDRLFALDNRSFYKPLFEDN from the coding sequence TTGAAAAAGGGGATAGGACATTACCATATTGGTGACGCATTTGATGACTTTATTTTAATCAAATCATCCGCTAGAGGCGTTGCCAGCAATGGGAAACCATTTTTGACATTAATCCTGCGTGATGCGACCGGTGAAATTGAAGCAAAGTTATGGGAAATTACGAAAGAGGACGAAGAGGTGTTTATCCCGGAACAAATTGTCAGGCTTACTGGTGAAGTGAACCAGTTCCGCGGGAAGCCACAGCTGAAAATTTTTTCTATCCGGCCATCCAACGCGAGCGATGGTGTCCAGGTAGATGATTTCGTCGCAAAGGCTCCGGTGGAAAAGGAAGTACTCATGGAAAAATTGACAGAAGCGATTTTTGAAATGCAAAACCCATCATTGCAACGAATGGTACGGGCGCTCGTGAAAAAGTATCAGGAGGGCTTGCTAACCTATCCAGCGGCGACAAAGAATCATCACGAATATGTATCAGGACTTCTTCACCATATTGTCAGCATGCTGTCGCTGGCGAAAGAGCTGCATACCTTGTATCCGGAAACAAATAAGGATTTACTGTACGCAGGCGTTATTCTGCATGATCTTGGGAAAGTGAAGGAACTCTCAGGCGTCGTTACCACTTCATATACACTGGAAGGGAAACTGCTTGGGCACATTCCTATGATGGTCGAAGAAATCGGAAATATGGCTAAAGAATTACAAATTGATGGAGAGGAAGTATTGATTCTGCAGCACTTAATCTTATCCCACCATGGTAAAGCGGAATGGGGAAGCCCGAAGCCACCGTTAATCAGAGAGGCGGAACTGCTGCATTTAATTGATTTGGTTGATGCACGGATGAACATGCTGAACCGCGCCTTGGATAAAGTAAAACCGGGAGAATTTACGGACCGATTATTTGCACTCGATAACCGGTCATTTTATAAGCCCCTATTTGAAGATAATTAG
- a CDS encoding sporulation YhaL family protein, protein MIFGMPWWVFMIILFIFLTGYMAFRAMRAERKLENYYIEQEGQVYIDRIEQEREQRQKQKGRQLSH, encoded by the coding sequence ATGATTTTCGGAATGCCTTGGTGGGTTTTCATGATAATCCTTTTTATATTTTTGACCGGATATATGGCGTTCAGAGCAATGCGAGCTGAGCGCAAACTGGAAAATTATTATATCGAACAAGAAGGTCAGGTCTATATCGATCGTATCGAACAGGAACGTGAACAACGGCAGAAGCAAAAAGGGCGGCAATTGTCACATTAG
- a CDS encoding peptidylprolyl isomerase codes for MKKIAIAVTLTASVFTLAACNSGDDSKIVAETDAGNVTKDEFYQELKERYGEDVLREMVTVEVLDDKYDVSEKQIDKEVQNVKDQLGNQFQTALKRQGFKDEQAFRKMLKLSLLQEEAVAEDMDISEKEMKEKYERMKTEVQAQHILVQDEKTAKEVKKKLDNGGDFAKLAKEYSEDTKTKDEGGKLGYFSTGKMTPAFEDKAYSMETGKISEPVKTDYGYHIIKVTDKRETEKDIGSFKDNKDGIRRDIINQRMDVQKAREKVNGLLDDANIDVKVKDLKGIFAQKASNQKDKEEDK; via the coding sequence ATGAAAAAAATAGCAATCGCAGTGACATTAACAGCTAGCGTATTCACATTGGCTGCTTGTAACTCTGGTGATGATTCGAAAATAGTGGCTGAAACAGATGCAGGCAATGTAACAAAAGATGAATTTTATCAAGAATTAAAGGAACGTTATGGTGAAGATGTCCTCCGGGAAATGGTTACGGTGGAAGTACTGGACGACAAATATGATGTATCCGAAAAACAAATTGACAAAGAAGTGCAGAATGTTAAAGATCAGCTAGGCAACCAGTTCCAAACAGCGCTCAAGCGGCAAGGTTTTAAAGATGAGCAGGCATTTCGTAAAATGCTTAAACTAAGCCTACTGCAGGAAGAAGCCGTGGCTGAGGATATGGATATTTCAGAAAAAGAAATGAAAGAAAAATATGAGCGTATGAAAACCGAAGTGCAGGCACAGCACATTTTAGTCCAAGATGAAAAGACGGCTAAAGAAGTAAAGAAAAAACTTGATAACGGCGGAGACTTTGCAAAACTCGCCAAAGAATACTCAGAAGATACAAAGACGAAGGATGAAGGCGGAAAACTTGGCTATTTCTCCACTGGAAAAATGACACCGGCGTTTGAGGATAAGGCTTATAGTATGGAAACAGGTAAAATCAGTGAACCCGTTAAAACCGATTATGGTTATCACATTATCAAGGTGACGGACAAGCGTGAAACGGAAAAAGACATCGGTTCATTTAAAGATAATAAAGACGGTATCCGCCGTGACATTATTAACCAACGGATGGACGTGCAAAAAGCCCGTGAAAAAGTTAATGGGCTACTGGATGATGCTAATATCGACGTAAAAGTAAAAGATTTAAAAGGCATATTCGCCCAAAAAGCATCCAATCAGAAAGATAAAGAAGAAGATAAGTAA
- a CDS encoding DUF3267 domain-containing protein: MNCLKIINLHKQYGMNRLYLQSFLTGLLAFVFLYVPISIKHGTSNLDEFGIFPLLTAILFMPFIHVFMHMLPLIMMNKQARLIYKQNIIFFSNINYYTKKYVSKKVSLLAAVAPTLLITIPGVMAAYFFSDYYVYFLIFTSIHIGMTFTDFLYILYIAKAPKEAYIENSNNEIAILIKSS; encoded by the coding sequence ATGAATTGCTTGAAAATCATTAATTTGCATAAACAATACGGAATGAATCGATTGTATCTGCAATCATTTTTGACTGGCCTCTTAGCCTTTGTTTTCCTGTATGTACCCATATCCATTAAGCATGGAACGAGTAATTTAGACGAATTCGGCATTTTTCCGCTTTTGACAGCGATTCTGTTCATGCCGTTTATACACGTGTTCATGCACATGTTACCACTAATTATGATGAACAAACAGGCAAGACTAATTTACAAACAGAATATTATTTTCTTTTCTAATATTAATTATTATACAAAAAAATATGTATCTAAAAAAGTATCATTGCTTGCCGCAGTTGCACCAACATTGCTCATCACTATACCCGGTGTGATGGCTGCGTACTTTTTCAGTGACTATTATGTATACTTTTTAATTTTTACTTCGATTCACATCGGAATGACCTTTACAGACTTTCTGTATATCCTTTATATTGCTAAGGCACCAAAAGAAGCTTATATTGAAAACAGTAATAATGAAATTGCCATTCTAATAAAATCTTCATAA
- a CDS encoding DUF1878 family protein has product MGNEKDNATTAFHLQMLVKTLDMDQYPLIRMVIENNITEQEYNELFALLEKLHQQYMSQKEEGLMDFTSLLVHFAGMLNEKLNPDATIIALKKEGYYPSLMEMFMQILNKYGRLC; this is encoded by the coding sequence GTGGGAAATGAAAAGGATAACGCAACAACTGCTTTTCACCTGCAAATGCTAGTGAAAACTTTGGACATGGATCAGTATCCGTTGATCAGAATGGTGATTGAAAATAACATAACTGAGCAAGAATACAATGAACTATTTGCGCTTTTGGAAAAGCTGCACCAACAGTATATGTCGCAAAAGGAAGAAGGTTTAATGGATTTCACATCATTATTGGTCCATTTTGCGGGTATGCTGAATGAAAAGTTGAATCCGGATGCGACAATTATCGCACTAAAAAAAGAAGGATACTATCCTTCTTTAATGGAAATGTTTATGCAGATTTTAAATAAGTATGGAAGGTTGTGCTGA
- a CDS encoding GbsR/MarR family transcriptional regulator — translation MRGSTEQITNKIIMEFAKTIEMFGLTPVEARLFVYLYLQETPQTLDDMGEALGKSKTSMSTSIRSLSDANLVTRVWRKGVRKDLYEANNQLFKTFMNNYVNRWIEASSHQKDSLETIQRELDQNNGENTLEIVNSLNDIIDFHKQVETSFRHLADES, via the coding sequence ATGCGTGGATCTACCGAACAAATCACAAATAAAATTATTATGGAATTTGCCAAAACAATTGAAATGTTTGGCTTAACGCCGGTGGAAGCAAGACTATTTGTTTATCTGTATTTACAAGAAACACCGCAGACACTGGATGATATGGGAGAAGCACTGGGAAAAAGTAAAACATCGATGAGCACGAGTATACGCAGCTTGTCTGACGCAAATCTGGTTACCCGTGTCTGGAGAAAAGGCGTACGAAAAGATTTATATGAAGCTAATAATCAATTGTTCAAAACATTTATGAATAACTATGTAAACAGATGGATTGAAGCATCCAGTCATCAGAAGGATTCACTTGAAACCATACAAAGAGAACTTGACCAGAACAATGGAGAAAACACCTTGGAAATCGTTAACAGCCTGAACGACATTATCGATTTTCACAAACAAGTTGAGACCTCGTTTCGCCATTTGGCCGATGAATCATAG
- a CDS encoding glycine betaine/L-proline ABC transporter ATP-binding protein: MSEIKVNQLTKIFGKRPKQAVKHLEENKSKDEILEMTGMTVGVNQASFEVQDGEVFVIMGLSGSGKSTLVRMLNRLIEPTSGEVWLGDENITEMNKEQLRDMRRRKMSMVFQNFALLPHKTIQKNAEYGLEIQGTDKEERAKKAKEALELVGLGGYTDKYPSELSGGMQQRVGLARALANDPEILLMDEAFSALDPLIRKDMQDELMDLQQSVHKTIIFITHDLDEALRIGDRIALMKDGSIVQVGTAEEILMDPANDYVERFVEDVDLAKVLTAGHVMKRAENVTVDRGANVALKLMKDSGVSTIYVVDKKKKLLGYVTADQAAEAAKEGKGLEEVLTTDIPTVTPDTLLTDTFEPMADDKAPLSVVDESGRLVGIIVRGSVIGALAGDNEVLNENGGEVIHG, translated from the coding sequence ATGAGTGAAATTAAGGTGAATCAATTGACTAAGATTTTCGGCAAACGCCCGAAACAAGCAGTTAAACATCTTGAAGAAAATAAGTCAAAAGATGAAATTCTGGAAATGACCGGAATGACGGTAGGTGTTAACCAGGCCTCCTTTGAAGTTCAGGACGGTGAAGTATTTGTCATCATGGGATTGTCCGGAAGCGGGAAATCCACACTTGTTCGCATGCTGAACCGGTTGATTGAACCAACGTCAGGTGAGGTATGGCTTGGTGATGAGAATATTACAGAAATGAACAAAGAACAACTGCGGGATATGCGCAGAAGGAAAATGAGCATGGTTTTCCAAAACTTTGCACTGTTACCGCATAAAACGATTCAAAAAAATGCAGAGTACGGTTTAGAAATTCAAGGTACTGATAAAGAAGAACGTGCGAAAAAAGCAAAAGAAGCACTTGAGCTGGTTGGACTAGGTGGGTATACGGATAAATACCCAAGTGAATTATCAGGCGGTATGCAGCAACGTGTTGGTCTGGCAAGAGCGCTTGCGAATGATCCTGAAATTCTTCTAATGGATGAAGCATTTAGTGCTCTCGATCCACTTATCCGTAAAGATATGCAGGATGAATTGATGGATTTACAGCAGTCCGTGCATAAAACCATTATCTTCATCACACACGACCTAGATGAGGCCCTGCGTATTGGTGACAGAATTGCTTTAATGAAAGATGGAAGCATTGTGCAAGTCGGGACGGCCGAAGAAATTTTAATGGACCCGGCCAACGATTATGTTGAGCGTTTCGTTGAAGATGTTGATTTGGCAAAGGTACTTACTGCCGGTCATGTGATGAAGCGGGCTGAGAATGTTACCGTTGATAGAGGGGCTAATGTTGCTTTAAAACTTATGAAAGACAGCGGAGTATCCACTATTTACGTTGTGGATAAGAAGAAGAAATTGCTCGGATATGTGACTGCAGACCAGGCGGCTGAGGCAGCAAAAGAAGGAAAAGGACTTGAAGAAGTCTTGACAACAGATATACCGACAGTTACCCCGGATACATTGCTAACGGATACGTTTGAACCAATGGCTGATGACAAAGCACCACTGTCTGTCGTTGATGAATCAGGCCGGCTTGTGGGTATTATTGTCCGTGGCTCTGTCATCGGTGCACTGGCCGGTGATAATGAAGTGCTAAATGAAAATGGAGGTGAAGTAATCCATGGATAA
- a CDS encoding ABC transporter permease encodes MDNSGQLFPKLPLADWIESFVDFLTTYLSALFDAISTVIEFITEGFVDLMDLAPPIVLIILIALLAWWVVNWKLGVFALIGLGLINNLGYWPELIETISLVVISVLISMIIGIPIGIWMSQKASVQAIITPVLDFMQTMPAFVYLIPAVVFFSLGMVPGVVATIIFSMPPTVRLTNLGIRQVDQELIEASNAFGSSTGQRLTKVQIPLAMSTIMAGINQTIMLSLSMVVIASMVGAPGLGTVVYRAVTQVAIGPGFEGGLSLVILAMLLDRITQGASSKN; translated from the coding sequence ATGGATAATTCTGGTCAACTATTCCCGAAACTGCCGTTAGCGGATTGGATTGAATCATTTGTCGACTTTTTAACAACATATCTTTCAGCTTTATTTGATGCCATCTCCACCGTTATTGAGTTTATAACAGAAGGTTTTGTAGATTTAATGGACCTGGCACCGCCGATCGTACTTATCATATTGATTGCGTTACTGGCTTGGTGGGTAGTAAACTGGAAATTAGGTGTGTTTGCACTTATAGGACTTGGTCTCATTAACAATCTCGGTTATTGGCCGGAATTGATTGAAACCATTTCGCTAGTTGTTATATCGGTTTTAATTTCTATGATTATTGGGATTCCAATTGGTATTTGGATGTCTCAGAAAGCTTCTGTACAGGCTATCATAACCCCTGTGCTTGACTTTATGCAGACGATGCCGGCCTTTGTGTATTTGATTCCGGCGGTTGTCTTCTTCAGTCTTGGTATGGTGCCTGGAGTTGTTGCAACAATTATTTTCTCCATGCCACCTACAGTAAGGCTTACCAACCTTGGTATCCGACAGGTCGACCAAGAGCTTATCGAAGCTTCTAATGCGTTTGGTTCTTCGACTGGACAGCGGTTAACGAAGGTACAGATACCGCTAGCTATGTCAACGATTATGGCAGGTATTAACCAAACAATCATGCTTTCACTATCGATGGTTGTTATTGCATCGATGGTAGGTGCACCTGGTCTCGGAACGGTCGTATACAGAGCTGTAACCCAGGTTGCTATCGGACCGGGTTTTGAAGGCGGATTGTCTCTTGTTATTCTTGCGATGTTGCTTGACCGTATTACGCAAGGAGCAAGTAGTAAAAACTAG
- a CDS encoding glycine betaine ABC transporter substrate-binding protein — MFKNLKLLGLAAALLLAVTLVACGGGDNEGESDNSGDSGNGDEGDSASGVELGEKELEVPYVAWAGAIARTPLVEQVLEDVGYTVETKQVDAGAMWSSVANGGSAFMTASWLPATHKSYQEKFGDDVEDIGNFVDQAPLALTVPSYMDIDSVEDLKDNEELGEAVDWTITGIDPGAGIMQNTTTALEEYGLDNWELQRSSEGAMLSQLQKKIEDEEPIIVPGWKPHWMFAELDLKMLDDPKEVYGGDGDRVGAIANKNFKEDSPAAYKVLKRLTEDYNEEIENELLVKINDGAEPEDAAKQFIEDNQDLIEKWTTDLE, encoded by the coding sequence ATGTTTAAGAATCTTAAACTATTAGGCCTTGCTGCCGCCCTTCTCTTGGCAGTTACACTCGTCGCTTGTGGCGGTGGAGATAATGAAGGAGAGAGCGATAACTCCGGCGACAGCGGCAACGGTGATGAAGGGGACAGTGCAAGTGGTGTAGAGCTTGGTGAAAAAGAATTGGAGGTTCCATATGTTGCGTGGGCAGGAGCTATTGCCAGGACACCTTTAGTTGAGCAGGTGCTGGAAGACGTTGGCTACACTGTGGAAACAAAACAGGTTGACGCAGGTGCGATGTGGTCAAGTGTTGCTAACGGTGGTTCGGCATTTATGACTGCTTCATGGCTTCCGGCAACACACAAGTCATATCAGGAGAAATTTGGTGATGATGTTGAAGACATTGGCAATTTCGTGGATCAAGCGCCACTTGCGCTGACGGTACCGTCTTACATGGATATTGATTCCGTTGAGGATTTGAAAGACAATGAAGAGCTTGGTGAAGCCGTTGATTGGACAATCACTGGTATTGACCCGGGTGCTGGTATTATGCAGAATACGACAACGGCATTGGAAGAATATGGCCTTGACAATTGGGAGCTGCAGAGATCATCTGAAGGTGCTATGCTTTCCCAACTGCAGAAAAAGATTGAGGACGAAGAACCAATCATTGTTCCAGGATGGAAACCACATTGGATGTTTGCTGAACTGGATCTAAAAATGCTTGATGATCCTAAAGAAGTTTACGGTGGTGATGGTGACCGAGTCGGTGCAATCGCCAATAAAAACTTTAAGGAAGATTCTCCGGCAGCATACAAAGTTCTTAAACGTTTAACAGAAGATTATAACGAAGAAATTGAGAATGAGCTGCTTGTAAAAATTAATGATGGCGCCGAACCAGAAGATGCAGCAAAGCAATTTATTGAAGACAATCAGGATCTTATAGAAAAATGGACAACCGACTTAGAGTAA
- a CDS encoding YtxH domain-containing protein: MAKGKSFIIGIIAGGAIGAATALLSTPESGQELRNRVKNQRLEWKDLYEKLKNDSVQLTEQLTQTTKEGAVLIKELTQEMKNSVETWKKTLEPHQENIQEYLSQIESSLKELEDNVQNKSY, encoded by the coding sequence ATGGCAAAGGGAAAATCATTTATTATTGGTATCATTGCCGGTGGTGCAATTGGTGCTGCCACAGCTTTATTAAGCACACCGGAATCCGGTCAGGAGCTTCGTAATCGTGTCAAAAATCAGAGGTTAGAATGGAAAGACCTATATGAAAAACTGAAAAACGACAGTGTTCAGTTAACAGAACAACTTACACAAACAACCAAAGAAGGAGCCGTACTTATTAAGGAATTAACACAGGAGATGAAAAATTCCGTTGAAACGTGGAAAAAAACGTTAGAACCACACCAGGAAAATATTCAGGAATACCTGTCCCAAATTGAATCAAGCCTTAAGGAATTGGAAGACAACGTGCAAAATAAGTCTTATTAA
- a CDS encoding tryptophan transporter: MNTRVLVLLSMLLGIGAVLHFIIPPFFYGMKPDMLLSMMFLGIMLFPKPKYVAILSVAAGVISALTTQTAGGQIANMIDKPITGLLFFGLVLLLKDRLSTKINVPVLTAAGTMISGSVFLTVALYIIGLMNGAFPLLFATIVLPAALLNAVFMTVVYPIVQSILKRSQPMTAT; the protein is encoded by the coding sequence ATGAATACACGCGTTTTAGTACTTTTATCCATGTTATTGGGGATTGGAGCAGTACTGCATTTTATCATTCCACCGTTCTTTTACGGAATGAAGCCTGACATGCTGCTGTCAATGATGTTTCTGGGAATCATGCTATTTCCAAAGCCGAAATATGTCGCTATTTTATCTGTTGCAGCCGGTGTCATTTCAGCTTTGACAACCCAGACTGCCGGGGGACAAATTGCAAATATGATTGATAAACCTATCACTGGCTTACTGTTTTTCGGATTAGTACTTCTTTTGAAAGACCGGTTGAGCACAAAAATAAATGTGCCTGTATTGACCGCAGCCGGTACGATGATTAGCGGGTCCGTATTTTTAACAGTCGCACTCTATATCATCGGATTGATGAACGGTGCTTTTCCACTACTGTTTGCGACAATCGTCTTACCTGCCGCTCTTTTAAATGCGGTTTTCATGACTGTCGTCTACCCAATCGTTCAATCGATTCTAAAACGGTCTCAGCCAATGACAGCAACCTAA
- a CDS encoding HIT family protein, giving the protein MAHEDCIFCKIIDGEIPSAKVYEDKEVYAFLDISQVTKGHTLVIPKTHTKNIYETPPEVASKLFERIPKIAAAIKSAYEPIGMNLLNNNEKPADQSVFHLHIHLIPRYGENDGFSSNWTTHTDDYEQADLQEIAQKINASL; this is encoded by the coding sequence ATGGCGCATGAAGATTGTATTTTCTGTAAAATAATTGACGGTGAAATTCCATCGGCAAAAGTTTATGAAGATAAAGAGGTTTACGCATTTCTGGACATTTCGCAAGTAACCAAAGGGCATACACTCGTCATTCCGAAAACACATACAAAAAACATTTATGAAACACCACCAGAAGTTGCAAGCAAATTGTTCGAACGCATTCCGAAAATCGCCGCAGCTATTAAAAGTGCGTATGAACCTATTGGCATGAATCTGTTGAATAACAATGAGAAGCCGGCTGATCAATCAGTCTTTCACTTACATATCCATTTGATTCCGCGTTACGGTGAAAATGATGGATTTTCGTCAAACTGGACAACACACACTGACGATTACGAACAAGCAGATCTACAGGAAATAGCACAAAAAATCAACGCATCCCTTTAG
- a CDS encoding ABC transporter ATP-binding protein, which yields MEPLLHITDLHGGYTHKNVLHGISFGVYPGEIVGLIGLNGAGKSTTIKHIIGLMQAKQGNVAVNGKTFQENPNTYRNQIAYIPEMPVLYDELTLYEHLRLTAMAYDISEDVFEKRLNPLLKAFRMEKRLKWFPTHFSKGMRQKVMIMCAFLIEPPLYIVDEPFVGLDPLGIKSYLEWMDEMKANGSGVLMSTHILATAERNCDRFVILHDGKIRADGTLAELRRDFAMPEASLDDLYVELTKEDSHV from the coding sequence TTGGAACCTTTGCTACACATTACTGATTTGCATGGCGGATACACGCATAAAAATGTGCTTCATGGTATATCATTTGGCGTTTATCCTGGTGAAATCGTCGGACTGATTGGACTGAATGGTGCAGGTAAAAGTACCACCATTAAACATATTATCGGGTTGATGCAGGCGAAACAGGGTAACGTCGCTGTTAACGGGAAAACATTTCAAGAAAATCCTAATACGTACCGAAACCAAATAGCCTATATTCCGGAAATGCCGGTATTATATGATGAATTGACATTATACGAGCATCTAAGGCTAACCGCAATGGCCTATGATATTTCCGAGGATGTGTTTGAAAAACGACTCAATCCGTTACTGAAGGCGTTTCGCATGGAAAAACGACTTAAATGGTTCCCTACGCATTTTTCCAAAGGGATGCGGCAAAAAGTGATGATTATGTGTGCCTTTTTGATTGAACCGCCTTTATATATTGTAGACGAGCCCTTTGTTGGATTAGACCCACTTGGCATCAAATCGTATTTAGAGTGGATGGATGAAATGAAAGCCAATGGGTCAGGTGTATTAATGTCAACGCATATTCTCGCAACGGCGGAACGAAATTGTGACCGATTTGTCATTTTGCATGACGGAAAAATCAGAGCTGATGGGACACTTGCCGAATTGCGACGGGATTTTGCCATGCCTGAAGCATCGCTGGATGATTTGTACGTGGAGCTGACAAAGGAAGATAGCCATGTTTAA
- a CDS encoding ABC transporter permease, with amino-acid sequence MFNAHDLFKQRFSAHMKETSRYLRYIFNGHIAFAMLFLISALAYYYQQWLAALPENFPTAVIIGITFGLLVSYSPARTLLKEPDLVFLIAAEHKMGPYFRDALIYSFVVQLYLVLLAGAAFGPLYAATYPDRAGSVYLWTLVVVLIFKAWNLLATWWMLKIREPGVRQVDQAARTLLNVAIFYFAVRGEMLWAAVTTVLFAFVFLYDWRVSVKQPGIVWDLLLKKDRGRMQTFYRLANMFTDVPHLKNQVKRRDWLVTFVKRVPFTRTHTFDYLYRISFVRSADYLGMYARLLVIGGLFIYFVPNMWLQLLFALLFLYMSSFQMVTLYYHHRTVMWLDLYPVSLDVRQRSLVKLLYSLALIQTVLYTILFVVMQEWIGALAMIAIGMLFIFAFIRGYVYRKIMA; translated from the coding sequence ATGTTTAACGCACATGATCTTTTTAAGCAGCGATTTTCCGCGCATATGAAGGAGACAAGCCGCTATCTGCGTTATATTTTTAATGGACATATCGCTTTTGCAATGCTGTTTCTTATTTCTGCGTTAGCATATTATTATCAGCAATGGCTGGCAGCGCTTCCGGAGAATTTTCCAACGGCCGTGATTATTGGAATCACATTCGGGTTATTAGTCAGTTACAGCCCGGCCCGCACACTGTTGAAAGAGCCAGACCTTGTGTTTCTAATTGCTGCCGAACATAAAATGGGACCGTATTTTAGGGATGCATTGATCTACAGTTTTGTTGTCCAGCTTTATTTGGTACTGCTGGCGGGTGCGGCATTTGGGCCACTGTATGCTGCGACTTATCCGGACAGAGCGGGCAGCGTTTATTTATGGACGCTGGTTGTCGTACTTATTTTCAAAGCCTGGAACTTGCTTGCCACCTGGTGGATGCTGAAAATCAGGGAACCCGGTGTGCGACAAGTGGACCAGGCTGCTCGGACACTATTGAATGTAGCGATATTTTATTTTGCAGTACGTGGTGAGATGTTGTGGGCAGCCGTCACGACGGTATTATTTGCGTTTGTTTTTTTGTATGACTGGCGGGTTTCTGTAAAACAGCCGGGAATTGTGTGGGATTTGCTGTTGAAAAAAGACCGCGGCCGCATGCAGACGTTTTACCGGCTTGCCAACATGTTCACGGATGTCCCGCATTTGAAAAATCAAGTGAAGCGTCGTGACTGGCTGGTTACATTCGTCAAGCGTGTGCCATTTACCAGAACACATACATTTGACTATTTATACCGGATTTCGTTTGTTCGCAGTGCCGATTATTTAGGGATGTACGCCAGGCTCCTGGTCATCGGTGGGCTGTTCATATATTTTGTCCCGAATATGTGGCTGCAGCTTTTGTTTGCGCTGTTGTTTCTCTATATGAGCAGTTTCCAGATGGTTACACTGTATTATCATCATCGAACCGTTATGTGGCTGGACTTGTATCCCGTTTCCTTGGATGTGCGGCAGCGGTCACTAGTCAAATTGTTGTACTCGCTTGCCTTGATTCAGACGGTTTTGTATACTATCCTGTTTGTGGTTATGCAGGAATGGATTGGTGCGCTTGCCATGATAGCTATAGGGATGTTATTTATTTTCGCGTTTATTCGTGGGTATGTATATAGGAAAATCATGGCTTGA